A single genomic interval of Ruminococcus sp. NK3A76 harbors:
- a CDS encoding MBL fold metallo-hydrolase — MKALKICGKVLLILVIIVIIILIIGLLFLNFYPSIGDTPNKEKQKEYEKLTELYYDKRFHNEKDFEVMTGTPSKESERSEPESRIPVQKIDSIDRAGADEMKVTWLGHSSSLVQMGEKNIFIDPVLSERSSPVSFAGPKRFSDIALDAENVPDIDVLFISHDHYDHLDYQTIKDIDSKVSHYVTPLGIDVILKGWGVDESKLHPLGWWESTTLDGVTYTVVPSQHYTGRNPMKQNATEWGGLYIKTDKHSFYYTGDSGYYEVFSQVYEHFGETDLMLAVKAAKEQGANIATPRIGQTVSYDDISSFTEHWWEEYK, encoded by the coding sequence ATGAAGGCTTTAAAAATATGCGGCAAAGTGTTGCTGATACTTGTAATCATCGTTATTATAATACTTATCATCGGTCTGCTGTTTCTGAACTTTTATCCGTCGATCGGAGATACCCCCAACAAGGAAAAGCAGAAAGAATATGAAAAGCTGACGGAGCTTTACTATGACAAGCGGTTCCATAACGAGAAGGATTTTGAGGTCATGACAGGCACTCCCTCCAAGGAAAGTGAACGCAGCGAGCCCGAAAGCCGTATCCCTGTGCAGAAGATCGACAGCATAGACCGTGCAGGCGCTGATGAAATGAAGGTCACATGGCTGGGTCACTCCTCGTCGCTGGTACAGATGGGCGAGAAAAACATCTTTATCGACCCTGTGCTCAGCGAACGTTCCTCTCCCGTCAGCTTTGCAGGGCCGAAGCGCTTTTCGGATATAGCATTAGATGCCGAAAATGTTCCCGATATTGATGTGCTGTTTATATCCCACGATCACTACGACCACCTTGACTATCAGACTATCAAGGACATTGACAGCAAGGTGAGCCACTATGTAACACCGCTTGGCATTGACGTGATACTGAAGGGCTGGGGCGTTGATGAAAGCAAGCTCCACCCACTCGGCTGGTGGGAGAGCACCACGCTTGACGGCGTGACATATACCGTCGTTCCCTCACAGCACTACACAGGCAGAAATCCTATGAAGCAAAATGCAACTGAATGGGGCGGCTTGTACATAAAGACCGACAAGCACAGTTTTTACTACACAGGCGACAGCGGTTATTATGAGGTGTTTTCACAGGTATATGAGCATTTCGGCGAAACAGATCTAATGCTTGCAGTAAAAGCTGCCAAGGAGCAGGGTGCCAACATTGCAACTCCGAGAATCGGCCAGACCGTAAGCTATGATGATATTTCTTCCTTCACCGAGCATTGGTGGGAGGAGTATAAATAA
- a CDS encoding alpha/beta hydrolase — MVRACFGRGLRNAEITGVGAKVPYVDRERIGVIGICGSGGFTDTSMLAMMQFSALQYISEISPRPILFVTGDKAHSKPFSEKAYALANEPKELYSVPDAEHIDLYDQVDKIPFDKLESFFKENM; from the coding sequence GTGGTGCGAGCCTGTTTCGGACGAGGATTACGGAATGCTGAAATAACAGGAGTCGGAGCGAAAGTTCCCTATGTTGACCGTGAAAGAATAGGTGTTATAGGAATTTGCGGAAGCGGCGGCTTTACTGATACCTCGATGCTTGCCATGATGCAGTTTTCGGCACTCCAGTATATCAGTGAGATATCTCCGAGACCGATACTGTTTGTTACAGGTGACAAAGCTCACTCCAAGCCTTTCAGCGAAAAGGCTTATGCCCTTGCAAACGAACCAAAGGAGCTGTATTCCGTCCCCGATGCAGAACATATCGACCTCTACGATCAGGTGGATAAGATACCGTTTGATAAACTGGAGAGCTTTTTCAAGGAAAATATGTAA
- a CDS encoding carboxymuconolactone decarboxylase family protein: MAEKIVQTAGRDALGEFAPEFARYNDDILFGENWNNTDIDLKTRSIITVVALMSQGVTSDALKFHLMNAKNHGVSQKEIAAVITHTAFYAGWPHAWAVFNLAKEVWNEKAEELTDKDRYQNTIFFPIGEKNPFGQFFVGQSYLAPVSTEQLAIYNVTFEPSCRNNWHIHHAKSGGGQMLICIGGRGYYQEWGKEARALRPGDVVNIPANVKHWHGAAPDSWFSHLAIEIEGEDGSTEWCEPVSDEDYGMLK; this comes from the coding sequence ATGGCAGAAAAGATAGTACAGACCGCAGGCAGAGATGCCCTCGGTGAGTTTGCTCCCGAATTCGCCCGTTACAACGATGATATTTTGTTTGGGGAAAACTGGAACAACACCGACATTGACCTGAAAACTCGGAGCATCATCACGGTGGTCGCTCTGATGTCGCAGGGCGTGACAAGTGACGCGCTGAAATTCCACCTGATGAATGCGAAAAATCACGGCGTTTCGCAGAAGGAGATCGCAGCAGTCATCACGCACACAGCCTTTTATGCAGGCTGGCCGCACGCCTGGGCAGTGTTTAACCTTGCAAAAGAGGTATGGAACGAAAAGGCCGAGGAGCTTACCGACAAAGACAGGTATCAAAACACCATCTTCTTCCCCATAGGCGAGAAAAACCCATTCGGGCAGTTCTTTGTCGGACAGAGCTATCTTGCGCCTGTTTCGACCGAACAGCTTGCGATTTACAACGTGACCTTTGAGCCTTCCTGCCGAAATAACTGGCATATACATCATGCTAAAAGCGGCGGCGGTCAGATGCTTATATGCATAGGAGGTCGGGGCTACTATCAGGAGTGGGGCAAAGAAGCAAGAGCGCTCCGTCCCGGCGATGTGGTGAATATCCCTGCAAATGTCAAGCACTGGCACGGTGCCGCACCTGATTCGTGGTTTTCTCACCTTGCAATTGAAATTGAGGGCGAGGACGGTAGCACCGAGTGGTGCGAGCCTGTTTCGGACGAGGATTACGGAATGCTGAAATAA
- a CDS encoding iron-containing alcohol dehydrogenase: MLGNFSYHNPTKLYFGEGSLSYLNDELANYGKNVLLVYGGGSVKKTGIYDEIIAVLAECEKNVAEVSGVMPNPTAEKLREGVKIAKAHNTDFILAVGGGSVCDYSKALSVSVHCDDDPWKKYYARFEEPDCEIIPVGCILTMAGTGSEMNGGAVITNHEQHLKIGHVFGDEVMPKFSILNPRYTMTLPKYQMCAGIYDIMNHICEQYFSGEDDNTSDYISEGLMRSLIVSSRKAVTDPQDYEARSNIMWTATWALNTLVSRGKSTDWMVHMLGQAVGAYTDATHGMTLAAVSLPYYRYIMPYGLKKFARFAVNVWGISPDGKTDEQLANEGLSAMESWMNELGLVMKISELGATDEMIEGIADATLILNGGYKVLDRNEVIKILKASM; the protein is encoded by the coding sequence ATGTTAGGTAACTTTTCATATCACAACCCCACAAAGCTCTATTTCGGCGAGGGCTCGCTCTCTTATCTGAATGATGAGCTTGCAAATTACGGCAAAAACGTTCTGCTTGTCTACGGCGGCGGTTCTGTCAAGAAAACCGGTATTTATGATGAGATAATCGCTGTACTTGCGGAGTGCGAAAAAAACGTGGCTGAGGTATCGGGCGTTATGCCAAACCCCACAGCAGAAAAGCTCAGAGAGGGAGTAAAAATTGCCAAGGCGCATAACACTGACTTTATCCTTGCTGTGGGCGGCGGCTCAGTCTGCGATTATTCAAAGGCTTTGTCAGTTTCCGTTCACTGCGATGATGACCCGTGGAAAAAATATTACGCACGCTTTGAGGAGCCTGACTGCGAGATAATCCCTGTGGGCTGTATCCTCACAATGGCAGGAACAGGCTCGGAGATGAACGGCGGAGCTGTCATCACCAATCACGAACAGCATTTGAAGATCGGGCACGTTTTCGGCGATGAGGTAATGCCTAAGTTCTCCATACTCAATCCCAGATACACCATGACTTTGCCGAAGTATCAGATGTGTGCAGGCATCTACGATATCATGAACCACATCTGCGAGCAGTATTTCTCGGGCGAGGACGACAACACTTCCGACTATATCAGCGAAGGACTTATGCGCTCGCTTATCGTTTCCAGCAGAAAGGCTGTCACTGATCCGCAGGACTATGAGGCACGTTCAAACATCATGTGGACGGCAACATGGGCACTGAACACCCTTGTTTCAAGGGGAAAATCCACAGACTGGATGGTGCATATGCTGGGTCAGGCTGTGGGCGCTTACACCGATGCTACCCACGGTATGACATTGGCTGCTGTCTCCCTGCCGTATTACAGATATATCATGCCTTACGGCTTGAAGAAGTTTGCACGCTTTGCAGTGAACGTATGGGGCATCTCTCCCGACGGTAAGACCGATGAACAGCTTGCAAATGAAGGATTATCGGCTATGGAAAGCTGGATGAACGAGCTTGGTCTTGTGATGAAAATTTCCGAGCTTGGAGCGACCGATGAAATGATAGAGGGGATTGCCGATGCAACTCTAATCCTAAACGGCGGGTATAAGGTGCTTGACAGAAACGAAGTTATAAAGATACTGAAAGCAAGTATGTGA
- the pnuC gene encoding nicotinamide riboside transporter PnuC yields the protein MLNRITAYFSRFEIALWLSSVLLVITAFFAFDRTNCLSLVASLIGATSLIFNAKGNPIGQVLMVTFSVLYGIISYSFSYYGEMITYVGMTMPMAVIALVSWLNNPFNGKKSEVKVGSISKTETVFMLFLTASVTVLFYFILRHFHTANLIPSTISVTTSFIAVYLTFRRIPFFAVAYAANDIVLIVLWNLASIEDIHYISVLICFVVFLVNDIYGFISWQRMKKRQSVQ from the coding sequence ATGCTCAACAGAATAACTGCCTATTTTTCGAGATTTGAAATAGCATTATGGCTTTCGTCAGTATTGCTTGTTATAACAGCTTTTTTCGCTTTCGACAGGACGAACTGCTTATCGCTGGTTGCTTCATTGATTGGTGCGACTTCATTGATCTTCAACGCTAAGGGAAATCCTATAGGTCAGGTTCTAATGGTCACATTCAGCGTGCTTTACGGTATCATTTCGTACTCATTCTCATATTACGGCGAAATGATAACCTATGTCGGTATGACAATGCCTATGGCAGTCATTGCTTTGGTATCATGGCTCAATAATCCTTTTAATGGGAAGAAATCTGAAGTTAAGGTCGGGAGTATCAGCAAGACTGAAACTGTTTTTATGCTGTTCCTTACTGCTTCGGTTACTGTGCTGTTTTACTTTATCTTGAGACATTTTCATACAGCCAATCTCATTCCGAGTACAATATCCGTAACAACAAGTTTTATAGCAGTTTATCTTACTTTTCGCAGGATACCGTTTTTTGCGGTCGCTTACGCAGCAAATGATATAGTGCTGATTGTACTTTGGAATTTGGCAAGTATAGAAGATATACATTATATTTCGGTTCTAATATGCTTTGTCGTGTTCCTTGTCAATGACATATACGGCTTTATAAGCTGGCAGAGAATGAAGAAAAGACAGTCTGTACAGTAA
- a CDS encoding NADH-dependent [FeFe] hydrogenase, group A6, with protein MENQMIHCKINGIPVEVPAGSTILDAAKVAKVEIPTLCYLKDINCIGACRICVVEATGARGLVAACTHPVSEGMEVQTNTPKVRKSRKTTLELLLSNHNKKCLSCERAENCELQKLCTAYGVDEDKFQHEEMTKEIDDSSAYLVRDNNKCINCGRCTAVCKKVQGIAVIGSIQRGFNAHVGCAFDTPLAENPCVGCGQCAVVCPVGALTIKSSEQAVWDAIADEKKKVVFFTAPSVRAQLGEAFGMPVGTNVEGKMVNAIRRLGADEVFNMDVTADLTIVEEANELIERIQNGGTLPMFTSCCPGWVKFCEHYYPEFLPHLSSCKSPQQMFGAVIKSYYAQKNNIDPKDLFVVSVIPCTAKKFEVTREEQFRDGLEDVDVALTTRELGRMIKRAGIVFTDLEDEKFDDPFEIASGAGTIFGATGGVMEAALRTAAVKLDGECKAIEFKEVRGTEGIKEATYKVGGMDVKVAVASGLANARTIVDGIISGEKDYNFVEIMACPGGCINGGGQPVVSDSVRNYVDLKTERAKALYDADSANTLRKSHESPVMKLLYDEYFEKPGSHKAHELLHTTYVKRGK; from the coding sequence ATGGAAAATCAGATGATTCATTGTAAAATAAACGGTATCCCCGTTGAGGTTCCCGCAGGCTCTACTATACTTGACGCTGCTAAGGTGGCTAAGGTAGAGATACCTACACTCTGCTACCTCAAGGATATAAACTGTATCGGCGCTTGCCGTATCTGCGTTGTTGAGGCTACAGGCGCAAGAGGCCTTGTGGCTGCCTGCACACACCCCGTTTCTGAGGGTATGGAGGTTCAGACAAACACACCTAAGGTTAGAAAGTCAAGAAAGACAACTTTAGAGCTTCTTCTTTCCAACCACAACAAGAAGTGCCTTTCCTGCGAAAGAGCTGAGAACTGCGAGCTCCAGAAGCTCTGCACAGCTTACGGCGTAGATGAGGACAAGTTCCAGCACGAGGAAATGACAAAGGAGATAGACGATTCTTCTGCATACCTCGTAAGAGATAACAACAAGTGCATCAACTGCGGCAGATGTACAGCTGTCTGCAAGAAGGTACAGGGTATCGCTGTTATCGGTTCTATACAGAGAGGCTTCAATGCACACGTTGGCTGCGCATTCGATACTCCTCTTGCAGAGAACCCCTGCGTAGGCTGCGGCCAGTGCGCAGTAGTATGCCCCGTAGGCGCACTCACAATAAAGAGCAGCGAGCAGGCTGTATGGGACGCTATCGCTGACGAGAAGAAGAAGGTAGTATTCTTCACAGCTCCTTCCGTAAGAGCACAGCTCGGTGAAGCATTCGGTATGCCCGTTGGTACAAACGTTGAGGGCAAGATGGTAAACGCTATCAGAAGACTCGGCGCTGACGAGGTATTCAACATGGACGTTACTGCTGACCTTACTATCGTTGAGGAAGCTAACGAGCTCATCGAGAGAATACAGAACGGCGGCACACTTCCTATGTTCACCTCCTGCTGCCCCGGCTGGGTAAAGTTCTGTGAGCATTACTATCCTGAGTTCCTGCCCCACCTCTCCAGCTGCAAGTCACCTCAGCAGATGTTCGGCGCAGTTATAAAGAGCTACTATGCTCAGAAGAACAACATCGATCCTAAGGATCTGTTCGTTGTTTCCGTTATCCCCTGCACAGCCAAGAAGTTCGAGGTAACAAGAGAAGAGCAGTTCAGAGACGGCTTAGAGGACGTTGACGTAGCACTCACAACAAGAGAGCTCGGCAGAATGATAAAGAGAGCAGGCATCGTATTCACAGACCTCGAGGACGAGAAGTTTGACGATCCGTTCGAGATCGCTTCCGGTGCAGGCACTATCTTCGGCGCTACCGGCGGTGTTATGGAAGCAGCTCTCAGAACAGCTGCTGTCAAGCTCGATGGCGAGTGCAAGGCTATAGAGTTCAAGGAAGTCCGTGGTACTGAGGGCATCAAGGAAGCTACCTACAAGGTAGGCGGCATGGATGTCAAGGTAGCAGTTGCTTCCGGTCTTGCTAATGCAAGAACTATCGTTGACGGCATCATCAGCGGCGAGAAGGATTACAACTTTGTTGAGATCATGGCTTGCCCCGGCGGCTGCATCAACGGCGGCGGTCAGCCTGTAGTAAGCGACAGCGTAAGAAATTACGTTGACCTTAAGACAGAGAGAGCTAAGGCACTCTATGACGCTGACAGCGCAAACACACTCAGAAAGTCTCACGAGAGCCCTGTTATGAAGCTCCTCTATGATGAGTACTTCGAGAAGCCCGGTTCACACAAGGCACACGAGCTCCTTCACACAACATACGTTAAGAGAGGCAAATAA
- a CDS encoding NADH-ubiquinone oxidoreductase-F iron-sulfur binding region domain-containing protein has translation MTIEQLNKIRDSRADIVKVRTIIAEEGEKLAKETQYRKQILVCGGTGCTSSGSMKILDALNDELKAQGIQDEILVVRTGCFGLCSLGPIVIVYPEGSFYSQATPEGIKRIVDEHLVKGEVCKDLLYKETVKEDGSIISLYETNFYKKQKRIALRNCGVIDPENIEEYIATEGYQALYKVLDSMTPDQVAQEVLDSGLRGRGGAGFPTGRKWMFTKDAPGDVKYVACNADEGDPGAFMDRSILEGDPHAVIEAMAIAAYTVGAQKGFVYVRAEYPVAVHRLQVAIDQAREYGLLGENIFGKGFNFDIEIRLGAGAFVCGEETALLTSIEGNRGEPRPRPPFPAVKGLFGKPTLLNNVETYANIAQIIRHGASWYNSMGTETSKGTKVFALGGKITNVGLVEIPMGTTLREIIEEIGGGIPNGKKFKAAQTGGPSGGCIPAEHIDTPIDYESLSKLGSMMGSGGLIVMDEDNCMVDVSKFYLEFTVDESCGKCTPCRIGTRKLHQLLEKITKGQATMEDLDTIDELANHMKSSSLCALGQSAPNPVLSTLHYFKDEYLAHIEGKCCPSGVCKDLLSYQIEKDKCVGCGMCAKNCPAGAITQTDYVAPGKKLAAYEIDQSKCIKCGVCVANCKLKAVVKK, from the coding sequence ATGACAATTGAACAGCTTAATAAAATAAGAGATTCCCGTGCGGATATCGTTAAGGTAAGAACTATAATAGCTGAGGAAGGCGAAAAGCTCGCTAAAGAGACTCAGTACCGTAAGCAGATCCTTGTCTGCGGCGGTACAGGCTGTACTTCTTCGGGCAGCATGAAGATACTTGACGCTCTTAACGATGAGCTCAAGGCTCAGGGCATTCAGGACGAGATACTCGTTGTAAGAACAGGCTGCTTCGGCCTTTGCTCACTTGGCCCGATCGTTATCGTTTACCCTGAGGGCAGCTTCTATTCACAGGCTACTCCCGAGGGCATTAAGAGGATCGTTGACGAGCACCTTGTAAAGGGTGAGGTATGCAAGGATCTTCTCTATAAGGAGACCGTTAAGGAAGACGGCTCTATCATCTCTCTCTATGAGACAAACTTCTATAAGAAGCAGAAGAGAATAGCTCTCCGTAACTGCGGCGTTATCGACCCTGAGAATATCGAGGAGTATATCGCTACAGAGGGCTACCAGGCTCTTTATAAGGTACTCGATTCCATGACACCTGACCAGGTGGCTCAGGAAGTGCTCGACTCCGGCCTCCGTGGCAGAGGCGGCGCAGGCTTCCCCACGGGCAGAAAGTGGATGTTCACAAAGGACGCTCCCGGCGATGTGAAGTATGTTGCTTGTAACGCTGACGAGGGCGACCCCGGCGCATTCATGGACAGATCTATCCTTGAGGGTGACCCCCACGCTGTTATCGAGGCTATGGCTATCGCTGCTTACACAGTAGGCGCTCAGAAGGGCTTCGTTTACGTTCGTGCTGAGTATCCTGTTGCTGTACACAGACTTCAGGTAGCAATAGACCAGGCAAGAGAATACGGCCTGCTCGGCGAGAATATCTTCGGCAAGGGCTTTAACTTCGATATCGAGATAAGACTCGGCGCAGGTGCTTTCGTCTGCGGTGAGGAAACAGCTCTCCTTACATCTATCGAGGGTAACAGAGGTGAGCCCAGACCCCGTCCGCCTTTCCCGGCTGTCAAGGGTCTTTTCGGCAAGCCTACACTTCTCAACAACGTTGAGACATATGCAAATATCGCACAGATCATCAGACACGGCGCTTCATGGTATAACTCCATGGGTACAGAGACATCCAAGGGTACTAAGGTATTCGCTCTCGGCGGTAAGATCACAAACGTAGGTCTCGTTGAGATACCTATGGGTACAACTCTCCGTGAGATCATCGAGGAGATCGGCGGCGGTATCCCGAACGGCAAGAAGTTCAAGGCAGCTCAGACAGGCGGCCCTTCCGGCGGCTGTATCCCTGCTGAGCATATAGATACACCTATCGACTATGAGTCACTCTCCAAGCTCGGCTCTATGATGGGCTCGGGCGGTCTTATCGTAATGGACGAGGACAACTGCATGGTTGACGTTTCCAAGTTCTACCTCGAATTCACAGTTGATGAGTCCTGCGGTAAGTGTACTCCCTGCCGTATAGGTACAAGAAAGCTCCACCAGCTTCTTGAAAAGATAACAAAGGGTCAGGCTACAATGGAAGACCTCGACACAATAGACGAGCTTGCAAACCACATGAAGAGCTCCTCTCTCTGCGCTCTCGGTCAGTCTGCTCCTAACCCTGTTCTTTCTACTCTCCATTACTTCAAGGATGAATACCTTGCTCATATCGAGGGCAAGTGCTGTCCTTCCGGTGTATGTAAGGATCTTCTCAGCTATCAGATCGAGAAGGATAAGTGCGTAGGCTGCGGTATGTGCGCTAAGAACTGCCCCGCAGGCGCTATCACTCAGACAGATTATGTAGCACCCGGCAAGAAGCTCGCAGCTTACGAGATCGACCAGAGCAAGTGCATCAAGTGCGGCGTCTGCGTTGCTAACTGCAAGCTCAAGGCTGTTGTCAAGAAGTAA
- the nuoE gene encoding NADH-quinone oxidoreductase subunit NuoE, whose amino-acid sequence MSEKNSVPFNGTPEQEKQLMEVIAKHHDQPGGLMPTLQEAQGIYGYLPVEVQSKIADGLGVSLSEVFGVATFYSQFSLTPKGKHKISVCLGTACYVKGSDKVLEAVEQKLGIKSGECTEDGLFSIDSCRCVGACGLAPVMTIDEDVYGKLTAKEVGKILDSYKE is encoded by the coding sequence ATGTCAGAAAAGAACTCGGTTCCATTTAACGGTACACCCGAGCAGGAAAAGCAGCTGATGGAAGTCATCGCTAAGCATCATGACCAGCCCGGCGGCCTTATGCCTACACTTCAGGAGGCACAGGGCATTTACGGCTACCTTCCTGTCGAGGTACAGTCAAAGATCGCAGACGGTCTTGGAGTATCGCTCTCCGAGGTATTCGGTGTAGCTACATTCTACTCCCAGTTCTCACTCACACCTAAGGGCAAGCATAAGATAAGCGTTTGCCTTGGTACTGCCTGCTATGTAAAGGGCTCCGATAAGGTGCTCGAGGCAGTAGAGCAGAAGCTCGGCATCAAGAGCGGTGAATGCACAGAGGACGGCCTGTTCTCTATCGATTCCTGCCGCTGCGTAGGTGCTTGCGGCCTTGCACCCGTAATGACCATCGATGAGGACGTTTACGGTAAGCTCACAGCTAAAGAAGTCGGCAAGATACTCGACAGCTACAAGGAATAA
- a CDS encoding helix-turn-helix domain-containing protein, whose translation MSTHGENSREFKFKIMELHFKDNISVKVLSEKFAIPEQTIYTWRREYRKYGEDAFVGCGKQRPQDAELRRLKKENEKLRMQVEILKKVAAYQAEQESKKR comes from the coding sequence ATGAGCACACATGGAGAAAACAGTCGGGAATTCAAATTTAAGATCATGGAACTGCACTTCAAAGATAACATATCTGTGAAAGTGTTATCCGAAAAATTCGCAATACCGGAGCAAACGATCTACACATGGCGCAGAGAGTACAGAAAGTACGGCGAGGATGCATTTGTAGGCTGTGGGAAACAGCGTCCGCAGGATGCAGAACTTAGGCGATTGAAGAAAGAAAACGAAAAGCTCAGGATGCAGGTAGAGATCTTAAAAAAAGTTGCGGCATATCAGGCAGAGCAAGAGTCAAAGAAAAGATAG
- a CDS encoding IS3 family transposase has translation MRARGLDKYPINLVCQTLGISTRSYYDRKENPRSNKEKEDLELVEKMQTIFAESYEEYGRVRMKKALEEAGYPMSEGKVGRLMRQGNMYPKKCKKYRATTNSRHKYQVAENLLDRNFNADKPNRKWCGDSTYIWTDEGWLYAAGIIDLCARDCVGLSFSSKHTQELMIDSLDQAFKKYKPGEGLLFHSDRGVQYASNAYKNKLHKYKMIQSMSRSGVPYDNAPMESFWATVKNACVHGCRFKTRKEAELKIFEYVFGFYNTHRYHSSNGLKTPYELRNEKLSIG, from the coding sequence TTGCGGGCGAGAGGATTGGATAAATATCCGATCAATCTGGTATGTCAGACTCTCGGGATAAGTACAAGATCATATTATGACCGAAAGGAAAACCCTCGCAGCAACAAAGAAAAAGAAGATCTGGAGCTTGTAGAGAAAATGCAGACGATCTTCGCTGAAAGCTATGAGGAGTATGGCAGAGTGCGTATGAAAAAAGCACTTGAAGAAGCCGGATACCCGATGAGTGAGGGGAAAGTCGGAAGGCTGATGCGTCAAGGAAATATGTACCCGAAAAAATGCAAAAAATATAGGGCAACGACCAACAGCAGGCACAAGTATCAAGTTGCAGAAAATCTTCTTGACCGCAATTTTAATGCTGATAAGCCAAACCGAAAGTGGTGCGGAGACAGCACTTACATATGGACAGACGAAGGCTGGCTGTACGCAGCAGGGATAATAGACCTATGTGCACGTGATTGTGTCGGATTAAGCTTTAGCAGCAAACACACGCAGGAACTGATGATCGATTCGCTTGATCAGGCATTCAAAAAATACAAGCCGGGCGAAGGACTGCTGTTCCATTCTGACCGAGGCGTGCAATATGCTTCCAATGCATACAAAAACAAGCTTCATAAGTACAAGATGATCCAAAGTATGTCTCGAAGCGGTGTGCCATATGACAATGCACCTATGGAAAGCTTCTGGGCAACGGTCAAAAATGCCTGTGTACATGGCTGTAGGTTCAAAACGAGGAAGGAAGCCGAGCTAAAAATATTTGAATACGTCTTTGGCTTTTACAACACACATCGTTATCACAGCTCAAACGGCTTAAAAACGCCATATGAGCTCAGAAATGAAAAGCTTTCTATTGGCTGA
- a CDS encoding IS3 family transposase produces the protein MDKYPINLVCQTLGISTRSYYDRKENPRSNKEKEDLELVEKMQTIFAESYEEYGRVRMKKALEEAGYPMSEGKVGRLMRQGNMYPKKCKKYRATTNSRHKYQVAENLLDRNFNADKPNRKWCGDSTYIWTDEGWLYAAGIIDLCARDCVGLSFSSKHTQELMIDSLDQAFKKYKPGEGLLFHSDRGVQYASNAYKNKLHKYKMIQSMSRSGVPYDNAPMESFWATVKNACVHGCRFKTRKEAELKIFEYVFGFYNTHRYHSSNGLKTPYELRNEKLSIG, from the coding sequence TTGGATAAATATCCGATCAATCTGGTATGTCAGACTCTCGGGATAAGTACAAGATCATATTATGACCGAAAGGAAAACCCTCGCAGCAACAAAGAAAAAGAAGATCTGGAGCTTGTAGAGAAAATGCAGACGATCTTCGCTGAAAGCTATGAGGAGTATGGCAGAGTGCGTATGAAAAAAGCACTTGAAGAAGCCGGATACCCGATGAGTGAGGGGAAAGTCGGAAGGCTGATGCGTCAAGGAAATATGTACCCGAAAAAATGCAAAAAATATAGGGCAACGACCAACAGCAGGCACAAGTATCAAGTTGCAGAAAATCTTCTTGACCGCAATTTTAATGCTGATAAGCCAAACCGAAAGTGGTGCGGAGACAGCACTTACATATGGACAGACGAAGGCTGGCTGTACGCAGCAGGGATAATAGACCTATGTGCACGTGATTGTGTCGGATTAAGCTTTAGCAGCAAACACACGCAGGAACTGATGATCGATTCGCTTGATCAGGCATTCAAAAAATACAAGCCGGGCGAAGGACTGCTGTTCCATTCTGACCGAGGCGTGCAATATGCTTCCAATGCATACAAAAACAAGCTTCATAAGTACAAGATGATCCAAAGTATGTCTCGAAGCGGTGTGCCATATGACAATGCACCTATGGAAAGCTTCTGGGCAACGGTCAAAAATGCCTGTGTACATGGCTGTAGGTTCAAAACGAGGAAGGAAGCCGAGCTAAAAATATTTGAATACGTCTTTGGCTTTTACAACACACATCGTTATCACAGCTCAAACGGCTTAAAAACGCCATATGAGCTCAGAAATGAAAAGCTTTCTATTGGCTGA
- a CDS encoding helix-turn-helix domain-containing protein, whose translation MSTHGENSREFKFKIMELHFKDNISVKVLSEKFAIPEQTIYTWRREYRKYGEDAFVGCGKQRPQDAELRRLKKENEKLRMQVEILKKVAAYQAEQESKKR comes from the coding sequence ATGAGCACACATGGAGAAAACAGTCGGGAATTCAAATTTAAGATCATGGAACTGCACTTCAAAGATAACATATCTGTGAAAGTGTTATCCGAAAAATTCGCAATACCGGAGCAAACGATCTACACATGGCGCAGAGAGTACAGAAAGTACGGCGAGGATGCATTTGTAGGCTGTGGGAAACAGCGTCCGCAGGATGCAGAACTTAGGCGATTGAAGAAAGAAAACGAAAAGCTCAGGATGCAGGTAGAGATCCTAAAAAAAGTTGCGGCATATCAGGCAGAGCAAGAGTCAAAGAAAAGATAG